The following are from one region of the Verrucomicrobiales bacterium genome:
- a CDS encoding lamin tail domain-containing protein has translation MKSRLLASPLASLIVLLLVAWTGGLRPMARANDSVLISEFMANNSRSLADENGDFSDWIEIYNAGTTTVNLLNYCLTDNASNPAKWRFPATNLPPGRFLVVFASEKNRRIPGAPLHTNFRLSADGEYLGLFLPDAATRVSEFAPLFPPQRADVAYGQAATGTDTALISLGGAARAWVPVDESLGLNWSFPTFDDSTWVQGTTAIGYERSHGYESLLGLNLLSPTLPAAHRIDRDDDGINENTSVYIRIPFLVESPSGINSLALRMRYDDGFVAYLNGQEVARANQPPNLTWNSSAASDYGDVTDVMVAISYGPGNNITIYRNGEIYAPASAATLGTLQSYPANVADVLIGKRHEDLGPGGTRTGADGFLAGSINEARLYNSALNGQGVQSLFRSGPAPGTNALVSTPVTNLLHQWTFNDGTARDSVGSAHGTLFGGAQIEQGRLVLDGIDDFMRSSVIRTNIRERTLVVWLSLDNLGQQAGSAMTLENPTGGDTFDGIVFAERVPGQWMNGSSFFARSVADNRGPPETVTDVFIPARPELFDISVHTDLLTAGTNILAIHGLNFSPSDSDFLILPELTAGRYLIGTGAGGYFADSTPGRMNGGTFRRVQANLFFDHVRGFQSAPFSLTITSDVPGVTIRYTLDGRAPNLTNSLVYVDPILIGRTTTLRASAFLPGFDPAEPVTQTFLFPADILQQTNTAPPGAHWDTEMDRNVVNNPSLPWSVAQALVDLPTVSVVMNPDDLFGENGIYQNATARGEDWERGTSIEFFYPPEYQGRRVDSGFAIHCGIQINGNFSRLTHQPKHSFRLVFKDRWGAPKLRFPLFADYEVDEFDTLLLACGHNQGWSTGIENSQFLRNRFTWDMESMGEFQPKVHSQSVHVYLNGMYWGLYDLHERPDESFAAANFGGSKEEYDVFKGLSAGGSTSAPLINGTRDDWDELFVRASRNLANPTNYAAVSELVDIGQLIDYSIGILYSADRDGPTGWLNGPPNSLEPKNFYASKRRTADGRFRFWRWDSEFTFETVTEDVSERQGTENPGLLHYKLRSNPEYRLRFADRVQELFFNDGPFTVAELSTRYSTLAAELDRAVVAESARWGDSKREPPFSREVEWIRERDRILNSYIPGRLNVFLSQLRADGLFPAIGVPVFHINGWPQHGGLILPNDALSLTSTNGQIYYTLDGSDPRDPSQATSIASQALAYTAPIVLADGAIVSARVLNGTQWSPLVDATFYVTQDYSALRLTEVMYHPLETNGVEFLELKNIGSSALNLERMKLSGGVDFTFPRGTLLRPNGFLVLVSDAEAFKSRHPGIPFAGVFRGQLNNNGDTLRLTHPVRGLVLEMTYGDSAPWPVSADGLGFSLVPRETEDGAFFDAPSAWRASTAAGGSPGHDDPTTGLPRLVINEVLTAATAPLLDSVELWNPTELTVNIGGWFLTDDPALPRKFRIPDGVTLAPGGFAVFDESHFNQPALTTNAFALSSRGDQIYLFSADASGQLTGYDHGFSFDAAPEGVSLGRLVLSTGEEAFPAQTTRTFGGVNSSPRIGPVVLTEIHYNPPAPEDAFVELQNISSGIVSFDPTPPSTNTWRLNGVDFEFPPGVTLMPEERLLITAGHPQAFRDRFQVPSGIRILGPWAGRLQSKGERLQLQRPAAPDSNPVAYITVDEVRYDDREPWPVAADGTGASLQRLGGSLYGNERLHWAAALATPGMALHSGDAPVILSQPVSLENVAYRDIQFSVTATGQPPLNYQWWFNHSKISGATHSTLLLTNVQPGSVGTYRVSVWNSAGSVVSSNATLNLRIPATITQQPRSRNVTNNGIATLSVAARGRGPLRYQWQFDGVNLPNATNATLTLSNVTIAATGPYRVIVSDEFGSSPSQLAFLTVLVRPTYLVHPLSQSVVQGDAVSFTAVADATFPVTFRLRRGTSTLATQVLNTGTVTFTLNNLQPGNAGSYTIVAANAANLTGVVSTSASLTVLADSDGDRLPDFWETLHGFNPANPGEGALDSDGDTLNNRAEYIAGTDPTNASSYLRLDQVIPGAPTRLLFQAVSNRTYRVEHREELQQGSWQLLQQILPRTTNHVGVVIDPSEARAARFYRLLIPAEP, from the coding sequence ATGAAGTCACGCCTCCTCGCGTCGCCCCTCGCCTCCCTGATAGTCCTGCTCCTGGTGGCGTGGACTGGCGGGTTACGGCCTATGGCTCGCGCGAACGACAGCGTGCTGATCAGCGAGTTCATGGCTAACAACTCCAGGTCACTGGCCGACGAGAATGGTGACTTCAGCGACTGGATTGAAATTTACAACGCGGGCACGACGACTGTAAACCTCCTCAACTATTGCCTGACCGATAACGCGAGCAATCCAGCCAAGTGGCGATTCCCCGCCACCAACTTACCTCCAGGCCGGTTCCTGGTGGTGTTCGCTTCGGAGAAAAACCGACGAATCCCAGGGGCTCCGTTGCATACCAATTTTCGACTCTCGGCCGATGGGGAATATCTTGGGCTTTTTCTACCCGATGCCGCGACCCGCGTGTCCGAGTTCGCTCCCCTCTTTCCGCCTCAACGCGCCGATGTCGCCTATGGTCAGGCGGCCACGGGTACGGACACGGCGTTGATTTCACTCGGTGGGGCCGCCCGTGCCTGGGTACCGGTTGACGAGTCTTTGGGTCTCAACTGGTCTTTCCCCACGTTCGACGACTCTACGTGGGTGCAAGGGACCACGGCGATCGGTTATGAACGCAGCCATGGTTATGAATCGCTCCTGGGATTGAACCTCCTCTCTCCAACACTGCCAGCCGCTCATCGCATCGATCGAGACGACGATGGCATCAACGAGAACACCTCGGTCTACATACGCATCCCATTCCTCGTGGAAAGCCCGTCGGGTATTAACTCACTCGCCCTGCGCATGCGCTATGACGACGGGTTCGTGGCCTACCTCAACGGCCAGGAGGTCGCACGGGCCAACCAGCCGCCCAACCTCACCTGGAATTCCTCCGCTGCCAGCGACTATGGCGACGTCACAGATGTCATGGTGGCCATCAGCTACGGTCCCGGAAACAACATCACGATCTATCGAAACGGGGAGATCTACGCACCGGCCTCGGCGGCCACCTTAGGCACCTTGCAATCCTATCCGGCGAACGTCGCCGACGTGCTGATTGGGAAAAGGCATGAAGATTTAGGTCCAGGGGGCACGCGTACTGGGGCCGATGGTTTCCTCGCGGGATCGATCAACGAAGCCCGTCTGTACAACTCCGCCCTCAATGGCCAAGGCGTTCAGTCCCTCTTTCGATCCGGTCCCGCCCCGGGAACCAACGCACTGGTCAGCACCCCGGTCACCAATCTTCTCCATCAATGGACCTTCAACGATGGAACCGCCCGGGACAGCGTCGGATCCGCCCACGGCACGCTCTTCGGTGGAGCACAGATCGAGCAGGGCCGCCTCGTTCTGGATGGCATCGATGATTTCATGCGATCCAGCGTCATTCGCACCAACATCCGGGAGCGCACGCTGGTGGTTTGGCTGAGTCTCGACAATCTCGGCCAACAAGCCGGGAGTGCGATGACCCTCGAGAACCCGACCGGAGGCGATACCTTCGACGGCATCGTGTTTGCCGAACGGGTGCCAGGGCAATGGATGAACGGAAGCAGCTTCTTTGCGCGCTCCGTGGCCGACAACCGGGGGCCACCTGAAACCGTCACGGACGTGTTCATCCCGGCGCGGCCCGAGCTGTTCGACATCTCCGTCCACACGGACCTGTTGACGGCGGGGACCAATATTCTAGCCATCCACGGACTGAACTTCAGCCCGTCCGACTCAGACTTCCTGATCCTTCCCGAACTGACGGCAGGACGATATCTCATCGGAACTGGAGCCGGTGGCTACTTTGCTGACTCCACACCTGGGCGCATGAACGGGGGGACGTTCCGGCGTGTGCAAGCGAACCTGTTCTTTGACCACGTCCGGGGATTTCAGAGCGCACCGTTCTCCCTCACCATCACGAGCGACGTTCCCGGGGTGACCATCCGCTACACACTCGACGGGCGTGCGCCCAACTTGACCAACAGTCTCGTCTACGTGGATCCGATTCTCATCGGTCGTACAACCACCCTGCGCGCCTCCGCTTTCCTCCCGGGATTTGATCCTGCTGAGCCAGTCACACAAACATTCCTCTTTCCGGCAGACATTCTCCAGCAGACCAACACCGCTCCGCCGGGGGCTCACTGGGACACCGAGATGGATCGGAACGTGGTCAACAACCCCAGCCTGCCGTGGAGCGTCGCCCAGGCACTGGTGGATCTACCCACGGTGTCCGTCGTCATGAATCCAGACGATCTGTTTGGGGAGAACGGCATTTATCAGAATGCCACCGCCCGCGGAGAGGATTGGGAACGGGGCACTTCCATCGAGTTCTTCTACCCGCCCGAGTATCAAGGTCGCCGGGTGGATTCAGGCTTCGCCATCCATTGCGGCATTCAGATCAATGGCAATTTCAGTCGGCTGACGCATCAGCCCAAACACAGTTTCCGACTCGTCTTCAAGGATCGGTGGGGAGCACCTAAGCTGAGATTCCCCCTGTTTGCCGACTATGAGGTCGATGAATTCGACACGCTTCTGCTCGCCTGTGGCCACAATCAGGGGTGGTCCACCGGCATCGAGAACTCTCAATTTCTGCGCAACCGGTTTACCTGGGACATGGAGTCCATGGGCGAGTTTCAACCCAAGGTTCACAGCCAATCCGTTCATGTTTATCTGAACGGCATGTATTGGGGCCTCTATGACCTTCACGAACGCCCCGACGAGTCCTTTGCCGCCGCCAACTTTGGAGGATCCAAGGAAGAGTATGACGTGTTCAAGGGGCTTAGCGCCGGAGGTTCCACCAGCGCTCCCCTGATCAATGGCACCCGTGACGATTGGGATGAACTGTTCGTCCGGGCGAGCCGCAACCTCGCGAATCCCACCAATTATGCGGCGGTGAGTGAGCTGGTCGACATTGGTCAACTGATCGATTACTCCATCGGCATTCTGTATAGCGCCGATCGCGACGGTCCCACGGGCTGGCTCAATGGTCCCCCCAACTCCCTAGAACCGAAAAACTTTTACGCTTCCAAACGCCGCACTGCCGACGGCCGATTCCGGTTCTGGCGATGGGACTCGGAGTTCACGTTCGAGACGGTCACGGAGGACGTGAGCGAGCGTCAAGGCACGGAGAACCCGGGCCTTCTCCACTACAAGCTTCGTTCCAATCCAGAATACCGCTTGCGCTTCGCTGATCGGGTGCAGGAGCTGTTCTTTAACGACGGACCTTTCACGGTGGCCGAGCTGAGCACCCGCTACTCCACCCTGGCCGCGGAACTGGATCGCGCCGTCGTGGCGGAATCAGCACGGTGGGGAGATTCGAAACGCGAGCCTCCCTTCTCGCGAGAGGTCGAATGGATTCGCGAACGCGACCGCATTCTCAATAGCTACATCCCCGGTCGGCTCAACGTGTTTCTGAGCCAGTTGCGGGCGGATGGCTTGTTTCCAGCCATCGGCGTCCCCGTCTTCCATATCAATGGCTGGCCGCAACATGGCGGCCTGATCCTGCCCAACGACGCGCTTAGCCTCACCTCAACCAATGGACAGATCTACTACACTCTCGATGGCTCAGACCCACGTGACCCGAGCCAAGCCACATCGATCGCCTCCCAGGCATTGGCCTACACTGCGCCGATCGTCCTGGCCGATGGAGCCATCGTGAGCGCACGAGTATTGAATGGCACCCAATGGAGCCCTTTGGTCGACGCAACGTTTTACGTAACGCAGGATTATTCGGCTCTCCGCCTCACGGAGGTGATGTATCATCCTCTCGAAACCAATGGTGTGGAATTCCTCGAGCTCAAGAACATTGGCTCGAGTGCACTGAACCTGGAACGAATGAAGCTTTCGGGTGGAGTCGACTTCACTTTCCCGCGAGGCACGCTCCTGCGTCCGAACGGTTTTCTTGTCCTGGTTTCCGACGCGGAAGCCTTCAAGTCTCGGCATCCTGGCATTCCGTTCGCGGGCGTTTTTCGCGGGCAACTCAACAATAACGGCGACACGCTCCGGCTGACTCATCCGGTTCGTGGCCTGGTGCTGGAGATGACCTATGGCGACTCTGCTCCCTGGCCGGTTTCGGCGGATGGGCTTGGATTCTCGCTCGTGCCTCGTGAGACGGAGGACGGTGCGTTTTTCGACGCCCCATCCGCATGGCGTGCCAGCACGGCTGCCGGCGGTTCACCGGGCCATGATGACCCGACAACTGGACTCCCGCGTCTCGTCATCAACGAAGTCCTCACGGCCGCCACGGCGCCACTTCTCGATAGCGTAGAACTCTGGAACCCGACGGAATTAACCGTGAACATCGGCGGCTGGTTCTTGACTGATGATCCGGCGCTCCCGCGGAAGTTCCGGATTCCGGACGGCGTGACCCTGGCACCCGGTGGCTTTGCGGTTTTCGATGAGTCGCATTTCAATCAGCCAGCTCTCACAACCAACGCGTTCGCTCTGAGCTCCCGCGGCGACCAGATCTATCTCTTCTCCGCAGACGCCTCAGGCCAGCTCACGGGCTACGATCACGGGTTCAGTTTCGACGCGGCTCCGGAAGGCGTGTCGTTGGGACGTCTCGTTCTGAGCACGGGGGAGGAAGCGTTTCCGGCCCAGACCACCCGGACGTTTGGAGGTGTCAACAGTAGCCCACGCATCGGTCCCGTGGTGCTCACCGAGATCCATTATAATCCTCCGGCTCCGGAGGATGCTTTTGTGGAGCTCCAAAACATCTCCAGCGGGATCGTCTCGTTCGACCCCACTCCGCCCTCCACCAACACCTGGCGATTGAATGGCGTCGACTTTGAGTTTCCTCCGGGCGTCACCTTAATGCCCGAGGAGCGGCTACTCATCACCGCAGGTCATCCGCAGGCCTTTCGCGACCGTTTCCAGGTGCCCAGCGGCATCCGGATTCTTGGGCCGTGGGCCGGTCGCCTCCAAAGCAAGGGCGAGCGATTGCAGCTCCAACGTCCTGCCGCTCCGGACTCCAATCCCGTTGCCTATATCACCGTGGACGAAGTTCGCTATGATGACCGTGAGCCCTGGCCCGTGGCTGCTGACGGCACCGGGGCCTCCCTTCAACGGTTGGGAGGCTCCCTCTATGGCAACGAACGTTTGCATTGGGCTGCTGCCCTAGCGACTCCGGGCATGGCACTGCACAGCGGCGATGCCCCCGTCATTCTGAGCCAGCCTGTGAGCCTCGAGAACGTGGCTTACCGCGATATCCAGTTCAGCGTGACTGCCACCGGACAGCCTCCTTTGAACTATCAATGGTGGTTCAATCACTCGAAGATTTCGGGAGCCACCCATTCGACCCTCTTGCTCACCAACGTGCAGCCCGGCAGCGTTGGGACCTATCGCGTTAGCGTGTGGAACAGTGCGGGATCCGTGGTGAGCTCCAACGCCACGCTCAACCTGCGGATACCGGCCACGATCACCCAGCAGCCGCGCAGTCGCAACGTCACCAACAACGGCATCGCCACTCTCAGCGTTGCCGCCCGGGGCCGCGGCCCGCTGAGGTACCAGTGGCAATTCGATGGGGTGAATCTTCCCAACGCCACCAACGCGACCTTGACCCTATCGAACGTCACCATCGCTGCCACGGGACCCTATCGAGTCATCGTGTCCGATGAGTTCGGCTCCAGCCCGAGCCAGCTCGCCTTCCTGACCGTCCTGGTCCGTCCGACCTACCTGGTTCATCCACTCAGCCAGTCGGTCGTGCAGGGGGATGCGGTGTCCTTCACCGCTGTGGCCGATGCCACTTTCCCCGTCACCTTCCGATTGCGCCGTGGAACTTCCACGCTGGCTACCCAGGTGCTCAATACAGGCACCGTCACGTTCACACTCAACAATC
- a CDS encoding alpha-ketoglutarate-dependent dioxygenase AlkB, with protein MNALNSDGSTAADAATLALLRNELDEETLFLPGFISAPEELLASARRDATWDTSMDVREMANFGVPWTSTHLVFPRIEMPDYLMEICRRISLELGERGFMPNNCLLNFYKNGQSTMGFHSDNVNEMIEGTGVAIVSLGAVRELTFRRLDDKARRFRFSLENGSLFFMSRELQHKWQHGVMGASRKIGARMSLTFRQVPEDGRRVERSPHSGGY; from the coding sequence ATGAATGCACTCAATTCAGACGGTTCAACTGCGGCTGATGCCGCGACCCTGGCACTTCTCCGGAACGAATTGGACGAGGAGACGCTATTTCTGCCTGGATTCATTTCCGCCCCTGAGGAGCTCCTGGCTTCGGCTCGGAGGGACGCAACGTGGGATACTTCCATGGATGTGAGGGAGATGGCCAACTTTGGTGTGCCCTGGACATCGACGCACCTGGTGTTTCCCCGCATCGAGATGCCGGATTACCTGATGGAGATCTGTCGTCGAATCTCGCTCGAACTGGGCGAGCGCGGTTTCATGCCGAACAATTGCCTCCTTAACTTTTACAAGAACGGCCAGTCCACGATGGGGTTCCACTCCGACAACGTGAACGAAATGATCGAGGGCACGGGGGTGGCCATCGTGTCGCTGGGGGCGGTGCGGGAACTCACATTCCGCCGCCTCGATGACAAGGCTCGGCGTTTTCGGTTCTCGTTGGAGAATGGTTCCTTGTTTTTCATGTCGCGAGAACTCCAACACAAGTGGCAGCACGGCGTCATGGGCGCCTCCCGGAAAATCGGGGCTCGAATGAGTTTGACGTTCCGTCAAGTCCCCGAGGATGGACGGCGAGTCGAACGCTCGCCGCATTCTGGCGGTTACTAG
- a CDS encoding sigma-70 family RNA polymerase sigma factor: MLPFHGNERDGAAKAQGNLFPPTRWSLILDAQDDDPEALAGFCQTYWFPLYSYARRLNLSPSDAEDLTQSFFERLLSRDVLGAARAERGKLRNFLLSSFANFAREDWRRLKAQKRGGRHKILELDALTAEERFALEPRGSVTPQVEYERAWARELLRQAVDKLEAQYESNGSRSVFQALRDHLSDGSSTRCYKEIAAQLGLTEGATRFAAFKLRQRYRSILREIVAETVTSQEEVEKELTYLRGLFED; the protein is encoded by the coding sequence ATGTTACCCTTCCATGGAAACGAGCGAGACGGTGCCGCCAAGGCCCAAGGGAATCTATTTCCTCCCACGCGCTGGAGTCTCATTCTGGATGCGCAGGATGATGATCCGGAAGCCTTGGCGGGTTTTTGTCAGACCTATTGGTTCCCGCTTTATAGTTATGCCCGCAGGCTGAACTTGAGCCCCAGCGATGCAGAGGATCTCACCCAATCATTCTTCGAGCGGTTGCTCTCGCGGGATGTGCTGGGTGCGGCGCGGGCGGAACGCGGGAAGCTGCGAAACTTTTTGCTCAGCTCGTTCGCGAATTTTGCGCGCGAGGATTGGCGCCGCCTCAAGGCGCAAAAGCGTGGCGGCAGACATAAAATCCTGGAGCTTGACGCCCTCACGGCAGAGGAGCGGTTTGCGCTGGAGCCTCGCGGCAGCGTCACCCCGCAAGTCGAGTATGAACGAGCCTGGGCAAGAGAGCTGCTTCGGCAGGCCGTGGACAAGCTCGAGGCTCAATACGAATCGAACGGAAGCAGGAGCGTTTTTCAAGCGTTGCGCGACCATCTGTCCGACGGTTCGTCGACTCGCTGCTACAAAGAGATCGCCGCGCAACTCGGCCTGACGGAAGGCGCCACGCGCTTTGCTGCCTTCAAATTGCGCCAGCGCTATCGCTCCATCCTGCGTGAAATCGTCGCCGAAACGGTCACCAGCCAAGAGGAGGTCGAGAAGGAGCTCACCTACCTGCGCGGGTTGTTCGAGGACTGA